In Terriglobia bacterium, one genomic interval encodes:
- a CDS encoding ferritin-like domain-containing protein, with product MSGQQINRNPERIENILQTSEAFRATSTRRKFMQRILAAGGGVAVGGAVGTVALTSNAKLARAGGDPVTDFGNAAVGAERIGIAFYNNALGQASPFGVPGDMAKGTLLNSSHRLYFQAAANQEDTHRAVLQGLGLAFQFSVFQFPAGTFDSAKAMLAFGEQLESIFIGAYLGAISVAATAANTFIAEAAAQIVGIECEHRVLIRDIAGEDPPNDRFFEGDVGAPSNVLGNTGTRSTVYATAADAVNALLALGITPIS from the coding sequence ATGTCCGGACAACAAATTAATCGGAATCCTGAGCGAATCGAAAATATCCTTCAAACATCGGAAGCCTTTCGGGCGACGAGCACTCGGCGCAAGTTCATGCAGCGCATCCTGGCCGCTGGTGGTGGCGTTGCGGTGGGCGGGGCCGTGGGAACAGTCGCCTTGACCAGCAATGCGAAGCTGGCCCGCGCAGGCGGTGATCCCGTTACCGACTTTGGCAACGCCGCCGTTGGCGCAGAGCGCATTGGCATCGCCTTTTACAATAATGCCCTGGGGCAGGCATCGCCCTTTGGTGTTCCGGGCGATATGGCCAAGGGGACCCTTCTCAACAGCTCGCACCGGCTCTATTTCCAGGCGGCTGCCAACCAGGAAGATACGCATCGAGCCGTGCTGCAGGGCCTGGGATTGGCATTTCAATTCAGCGTCTTCCAGTTTCCTGCGGGGACATTTGATAGCGCAAAGGCCATGCTGGCCTTCGGCGAACAACTGGAATCCATCTTTATCGGTGCCTACCTGGGGGCGATCTCGGTTGCCGCCACCGCTGCGAATACTTTCATCGCCGAGGCGGCGGCTCAAATTGTAGGCATTGAATGCGAGCACCGGGTGCTCATCCGGGACATTGCCGGCGAAGATCCGCCCAACGACCGCTTTTTTGAGGGAGATGTCGGAGCACCCAGCAACGTGCTCGGGAACACCGGTACCCGCTCGACGGTTTACGCGACGGCTGCGGATGCCGTGAATGCCCTCCTGGCGTTGGGCATCACCCCCATAAGCTAA
- a CDS encoding AAA family ATPase, which yields MIKLIRAHVFKYKSIEDSSPVQIDENVTVLVGKNESGKSAFLEALHKALPLTSAKFDYVFDYPRKDYVRYRSQHEAKSYANAVELTFRIEKNLAQRINNEVFEGSEVVPPGHLFMRTTTYGNTSTLSLELNQEGALAASRKRLRGIECVEEVFADAKRLDEVVERIEKKELPADGTLAAFAKEWRDRFANHSANWDMVGWHIWNAYLSPSLPRFFYFDDYKLLEGKINLEALNQRRANKQLTGADETALGLFELAGTDLRELMSEQGYENSKAKLEAIGLTITEQVFEYWKQNTGICVEFDIKADPTDLPPYNNGKNLYIRVKNLRHGVTVPFDQRSKGFIWFFSFMVWFSAVKSRLGTDKEIILLLDEPGLSLHALAQADFVNYIGTLSKSHQIIYTTHSPFMVESDGLHRVRVVEDRPKEGAKVSGDLVGSREDSLFPLQAALGYSIAQNLFIAKKNILLEGPSDLILLQHMSALLEKVGKRGLLEGVLVPVGGLDKVATFVALLGANKLTLVVLHDRGRAPHQGIENLIRQKLIERKRIFDYSMFRAQKGQESDLEDLFPENIYIQAFNASYASELGGAAIDPAGLGQHPRIVERINLWLEARQIRLLRDGGFNHYRVAQALLPMLSERSLSVPDVDRFDELFGSLNAALSG from the coding sequence TTGATAAAACTGATCAGAGCCCACGTCTTTAAGTACAAATCGATCGAGGACTCCTCGCCCGTCCAAATCGACGAGAATGTGACAGTCCTCGTCGGCAAGAACGAGTCGGGGAAGAGCGCTTTCCTTGAAGCACTGCACAAAGCCCTGCCTCTCACGAGCGCAAAATTCGACTACGTGTTTGACTACCCGCGCAAGGACTACGTTCGCTATAGAAGTCAACACGAGGCAAAATCGTATGCAAACGCTGTGGAACTTACGTTCCGAATCGAGAAGAACCTTGCTCAAAGGATCAATAATGAGGTCTTCGAAGGGTCGGAGGTGGTTCCTCCGGGGCATCTCTTCATGCGGACGACAACATACGGGAATACCAGTACCCTCAGTCTTGAGCTGAACCAAGAGGGGGCCCTCGCAGCTTCCAGGAAGCGGCTCCGGGGAATTGAATGTGTAGAAGAAGTCTTCGCCGATGCGAAACGCCTCGATGAGGTCGTGGAGAGGATAGAGAAAAAGGAACTCCCTGCCGACGGTACGCTTGCGGCCTTTGCAAAAGAGTGGCGCGACAGGTTTGCGAACCACTCAGCGAACTGGGACATGGTCGGCTGGCACATCTGGAATGCCTACCTCTCACCGTCACTTCCGCGCTTTTTCTACTTCGATGATTACAAGCTTCTCGAGGGGAAGATCAATCTTGAGGCTCTTAACCAGCGCAGGGCGAACAAGCAACTTACGGGGGCCGACGAAACGGCGTTGGGCCTTTTCGAACTAGCAGGAACCGACCTGCGTGAATTGATGAGCGAGCAAGGTTACGAAAACTCAAAGGCGAAATTGGAAGCAATCGGCCTTACAATCACTGAACAGGTCTTCGAATACTGGAAACAGAACACCGGCATCTGTGTGGAGTTTGACATTAAGGCAGACCCAACCGACTTGCCACCTTATAACAACGGGAAGAATTTGTACATCAGGGTTAAGAACCTACGCCACGGCGTGACCGTCCCCTTCGACCAGCGGAGCAAGGGCTTTATATGGTTCTTTAGCTTTATGGTCTGGTTTTCCGCAGTAAAGAGCAGACTCGGCACAGATAAAGAAATTATTCTTCTGCTTGACGAGCCTGGCTTGAGCCTCCATGCGCTCGCGCAGGCTGACTTTGTCAATTACATAGGCACACTTTCGAAGTCGCACCAGATCATTTACACCACACATTCACCCTTCATGGTCGAGAGTGATGGGCTACACAGAGTTCGGGTTGTCGAGGACCGGCCGAAGGAGGGAGCGAAAGTTTCGGGCGATCTCGTGGGGTCACGCGAGGATAGCCTATTCCCCCTGCAAGCGGCCCTCGGCTATTCAATTGCACAGAATCTCTTTATCGCGAAAAAGAACATCCTTCTGGAGGGTCCCTCTGACCTAATTCTGCTGCAGCATATGTCTGCCCTCCTTGAAAAAGTGGGGAAGCGCGGATTACTCGAAGGTGTCCTAGTTCCTGTGGGCGGGCTTGACAAGGTTGCTACCTTTGTTGCGCTCCTCGGCGCGAACAAACTGACGCTGGTCGTGCTGCACGATCGAGGGCGGGCGCCGCATCAAGGTATCGAGAACCTCATCCGGCAGAAACTTATCGAACGCAAGCGAATTTTTGACTATTCGATGTTTCGGGCGCAAAAAGGTCAGGAATCCGATCTCGAGGACCTCTTCCCCGAGAACATCTACATCCAGGCGTTCAACGCGTCGTATGCCAGCGAACTGGGGGGTGCGGCTATCGACCCCGCAGGACTTGGTCAGCACCCGCGCATTGTTGAGCGCATCAATCTGTGGCTAGAAGCGAGGCAGATCAGGCTCTTGAGAGATGGTGGCTTTAATCATTACCGCGTTGCCCAGGCATTATTGCCGATGCTAAGTGAGAGGTCGCTCTCCGTTCCGGACGTCGACCGGTTCGATGAGCTTTTCGGCTCCCTGAATGCCGCTCTCAGTGGGTAG